The Chloroflexota bacterium genome includes a region encoding these proteins:
- a CDS encoding rod shape-determining protein — protein MLNSLFGLLSRDIGIDLGTANTLVLVRGKGIVINEPSVVAVNRKTKRVLAIGAEAKRMVGRTPANIVAIRPLKDGVISDFDVTERMLRYFIERVHEQMTMVPRPRIVIGIPSGVTEVERRAVYEAAMTAGAREAWLIEEPMAAAIGSGLPITEPHGCMIVDIGGGTTEVAVISLGGVVASRSIRIAGDELDQDIVSYIRQRHNLAIGERMAEEVKVAVGSAIPLEDNGSVVVRGRNVKSGLPEEVSVTSAEIADAMNGSLNSIVEAVTDTIDDTPPELVADLMARGIMVSGGGSLLPHIDTLLHDRTHMRVQVAEDPMGCVVRGAGKVLNDVEILRRVTLDLHNGRRAGR, from the coding sequence TTGCTGAACTCGCTCTTTGGGTTGCTTTCTCGCGACATCGGTATCGACCTCGGGACCGCGAACACCCTCGTCCTCGTTCGCGGCAAGGGCATCGTCATCAATGAGCCCTCGGTGGTGGCGGTGAACCGCAAGACGAAGCGCGTGCTCGCCATTGGCGCCGAAGCCAAGCGAATGGTGGGGCGGACGCCAGCCAACATCGTGGCGATTCGACCGCTGAAGGACGGCGTGATCTCGGATTTCGACGTGACCGAGCGCATGCTCCGCTACTTCATCGAGCGCGTCCACGAGCAAATGACGATGGTTCCGCGGCCGCGAATCGTTATCGGAATCCCTTCCGGGGTCACCGAGGTCGAGCGGCGCGCCGTGTACGAGGCGGCGATGACGGCCGGGGCGCGGGAAGCGTGGCTCATCGAAGAGCCGATGGCGGCCGCCATCGGCTCGGGCCTACCCATCACCGAGCCGCACGGCTGCATGATCGTTGACATCGGGGGCGGGACGACCGAAGTGGCCGTAATCTCGCTCGGCGGCGTGGTCGCCAGCCGCTCGATTCGCATCGCCGGTGACGAACTCGACCAGGACATCGTCTCCTACATTCGCCAGCGACACAACCTCGCCATCGGTGAGCGCATGGCCGAGGAGGTGAAGGTTGCAGTGGGATCGGCGATTCCCCTCGAGGACAACGGCAGCGTCGTCGTTCGCGGGCGGAACGTGAAATCCGGGCTACCGGAGGAAGTGTCGGTGACGTCGGCGGAGATCGCCGACGCGATGAACGGATCGCTCAACTCGATTGTCGAAGCGGTCACCGATACTATTGACGATACGCCACCAGAGTTGGTTGCTGACCTGATGGCGCGCGGGATCATGGTCTCGGGCGGAGGAAGCCTTCTTCCTCATATTGACACCCTCCTGCACGACCGGACGCACATGCGGGTCCAGGTCGCCGAAGATCCGATGGGCTGTGTCGTGCGCGGGGCGGGGAAGGTGCTCAACGACGTGGAGATCCTGCGGCGTGTGACGCTGGACCTCCACAACGGCCGCCGCGCGGGGCGGTGA
- the radC gene encoding DNA repair protein RadC, translating into MRDLPTGSRPRERLQALGAQALSDEELIAIVLRTGTQSANVLEVARALLRSHDGLGGLNRASLAELSQARGIGPVKAIDLKAAFELGKRLLTLAPEERPQLNGPQDAYALLRGEMSLLEQESVRVILLNTKNRVQGVVQVSLGSLNTSVVRVGEVFKEAIRQQAAGIVLAHNHPSGDPAPSPEDVAITRKVVEAGELLDINVLDHIIIGRPGAASTGWVSLRERQLGFS; encoded by the coding sequence ATCAGAGACTTGCCGACTGGCAGCCGCCCGCGGGAGCGCCTCCAGGCGCTGGGCGCCCAGGCGCTCTCCGACGAGGAGCTCATCGCCATCGTGCTGCGCACCGGAACGCAGTCGGCCAATGTTCTGGAAGTTGCCCGGGCTCTTCTGAGGAGCCACGATGGGCTCGGCGGGCTCAACCGGGCAAGCCTCGCCGAGCTGTCACAAGCCCGGGGCATCGGTCCAGTGAAGGCCATCGATCTCAAAGCAGCGTTCGAGCTTGGAAAGCGGCTGCTCACCCTGGCGCCAGAGGAACGTCCCCAGCTCAACGGTCCCCAGGATGCGTACGCGTTGCTGCGGGGCGAAATGAGCTTGCTGGAACAAGAGAGCGTGCGCGTGATCCTGCTCAACACGAAAAACCGCGTCCAAGGAGTTGTGCAGGTATCCCTCGGAAGCTTAAATACCTCGGTAGTCCGCGTGGGCGAGGTGTTCAAGGAAGCCATCCGCCAGCAAGCCGCGGGGATCGTGTTAGCCCACAACCACCCCAGCGGCGACCCTGCGCCTTCTCCTGAAGACGTTGCCATCACGCGAAAAGTCGTGGAGGCGGGGGAGCTTCTGGACATCAATGTGCTCGACCATATCATCATCGGTCGCCCAGGCGCGGCGTCGACTGGCTGGGTGAGCTTGCGCGAACGACAGCTCGGATTTTCCTGA